The nucleotide sequence GCTGGCCAAGGTCGGGATCAGCGACAAACGTCACGCTTACCCCGCGCAATTGTCCGGCGGCCAGCAACAACGCGCCGCCATTGCCCGCACCCTGGCGATGCAACCTAAAGTCATTTTGTTCGATGAGCCCACCTCGGCGCTTGACCCGGAAATGGTTCAGGAAGTACTTAATGTAATCCGCGCACTGGCCGAAGAAGGCCGCACCATGCTGCTGGTCACCCACGAGATGGGCTTTGCCCGCCAAGTGTCCAGCGAAGTGGTGTTTCTCCACCAGGGACTGGTCGAAGAGCAAGGATCGCCACAGCAGGTGTTCGACAACCCGCTTTCGGCGCGCTGCAAACAATTCATGTCCAGCAACCGCTAACGGAGCAACATGCATGCAGAACTATAAAAAATTCCTCCTGGCCGCCGCCGTGAGCATGGCTTTCAGCGCCACGGCCATGGCCGAAACCTTGAAAATGGGGATCGAAGCGGCTTACCCGCCGTTCAACAATAAAGACGCCAGCGGTCAAGTCGTCGGTTTTGACAAAGACATCGGCGATGCGCTTTGCGCCAAGATGAAAGTCGAGAAGTGCGAAGTGTATGTGTCGGACTGGGACGGCATCATCCCGGCCCTGAACGCCAAGAAGTTCGACTTCCTGGTGTCTTCGCTGTCGATCACCGACGAGCGCAAGCAAGCCGTCGACTTCACCGACCCGTACTACTCCAACAAGCTGCAGTTCATCGCGCCGAAAAAGGTCGACTTCAAGACCGACAAAGCCTACCTCAAGGGCAAAGTCATCGGCGCACAGCGTGCGACTCTGGCCGGCACCTGGCTGGATGACCGCAACATGGAAGACGACTATGGCGTCGACATCAAGCTCTACGACACCCAGGAAAACGCCTACCTCGACCTGACGTCCGGTCGCGTTGACGGAATCCTCGCCGACAAATACGTGCAATACGAATGGCTCAAGAGCAAAGACGGCTCCGATTACGAGTTCAAGGGC is from Pseudomonas mucidolens and encodes:
- a CDS encoding ABC transporter substrate-binding protein, whose protein sequence is MQNYKKFLLAAAVSMAFSATAMAETLKMGIEAAYPPFNNKDASGQVVGFDKDIGDALCAKMKVEKCEVYVSDWDGIIPALNAKKFDFLVSSLSITDERKQAVDFTDPYYSNKLQFIAPKKVDFKTDKAYLKGKVIGAQRATLAGTWLDDRNMEDDYGVDIKLYDTQENAYLDLTSGRVDGILADKYVQYEWLKSKDGSDYEFKGEPVVDSDKIGIAVRKGDPLRERLNKALAEIKADGTYKKINDKYFPFSIE